The segment ATGCCTTGCACAAGCGTTCCGAGTGGCGCATTGCCCGTAATTAAAAAATCTAATATTTTAAAATTAACAAATAAAGGTGCCTGTAAAGCAGATAAAAAAGAGTCTCCTAAGACTATTAATGCTATGGCTCAATATATATATGGATTAACTTGTGTGAGATACGGAAAAGATATTGCAGATAACCCTCGCTCTCATATTGAAAGTCCAGTAGGGGTAATAAGAAAAGATTTTGATGCTCAAGGTCTTCCTTTGCCTAGTGGAAATACAGTTTCTGGCTGGCTTAAAAATATTGATTCGTAATATTACGAACTATTTTTGTCATATTACGAAAACCTCCAACCTAAAAAAGTATATTCCCTCTTGAGATCTACGGACGTCTACTAAGGCGTATCATTAACTAGATAACAGGGGGCATCATGCCAACAGTAACAACCTTAAAAGAAAACCTCATTCGCTTACCTGAAGTTATGCGCCGTACTGGCTATGGTAAAGCGTGGATTTATCGCCTCATTGAAACAGGTCAATTCCCTAAATCAGTAAAAATCGGCACTCGTTCTATTGCTTTCGTTGAGTCAGAGGTGGATGAGTGGGTAGCAAATAAGATTGCTGAATCACGCACTGGTGAGGTGGCATAATGGAAAAGAAAAACCACCCGTCACAGGTGGCTTCTCAGAATAACGTAGCACCGTCTATTCTATCAAAGAACCCACCGAAAAAACACCGCGCCCGTTTATATATGTTAGGCACAGGCATTAATGGATTTACAGAGAATGAAATATTAATTCATTGTCGTTTATCGTCAGGTCGTAATTATCCAAATGAATTGGAACGTTTATTAAATATCGAACTGGAACGCATTGATGAGCTCAATCCTGATGGTATCGGGTCACACTACCGTTACCGCTTTAAGACGGCTCAGGATGCGCAGAAGGTTATCAATTTAATCAATGAACGCGCTGAACAAGGTAATTACCAGACGCTAGATAAAGCACTCGTAAATAACATTTTAAGCCTCTACCCGACAAAATAACGGAATAAGAAAATGAAACCAAAAAATTACAGCTTAATTGCTGGCGGATTCGCTCACCCTGAAATCAGCGACGAACCTATTTTAATTCAACACAGAACCGAGCCAAGAATAGATAGCCGCCTGTTTGCTAAACGTATCGGAATTAAACATAAGAACCTTTTTGAATTAATTAAAAAGCACATAAAACAGCTAAGAGAGTTCGGCTCACTGCCTACGTTTGAAACGGAGTCAGTGAAAGAAGTAGGGGCGCGAGGTATTAAACACAATCGTTATTACCTACTCAATGAAAACCAATTTGATTTTATGTGCCGTATTGTCCGTGGGCGTAATCATGAGCAGATGACACAATTCAAGATGGACGTAACCAAAGCATTTAGTAAGAAGCGCGCTGCTGAACCTATCCGTCGTGAATATCTGCCCCATTACCATGAGTCACGCGACGCACTCAGAGACTTGGGCGCAGAAAAATATCATTACATCAATCTAGCCCGTACAGAGAACCGATTAACAGGGTTGCTCACTGGCGAACGTGCCAGCGCAGACGAGCAACAATTAGGTTTATTAGTCTGTATGCAGAAAATCGAACAGGCAGCGTTTCAGGATGCTATTGATTCGGGTTTATCGGCTACTCAGGCATTGCGTGAAGTCAGTAAACGCATTGAGCAGTTCGCTAGCTTAATGAGTCCTACGGTGCGGATTGGTGGCTAATATGATGAATATCGCAGCTAATGCCTACCAAGTGAATGATTCCCTACTGGCAGGTAATAACGTATGTTCAACTTACACTAATCAGCCGATTACCGTAGCTTTAAACTACGGTATTACTGACAACCAATCAGACAAACTTTCGTCCGATCACTCGGTCAATATTTTGGCTCAGCAATCAGCTAAAACTTTAGCCGATGTATCAGCGAAAATTTACGCCAATCAATCGCCCAAATTTACGGGAAATCAATCAGGGAAATATTTCCTAGGTCAATCAGCAAAACATTTTGCCAATCTAAAACGTGGGGAATTTACACCATTTGCGAAAGGTGACTTTTCTCATCTTTCTAAAGAGGCTAATTATCCTCATTGGCAAGGTTTAATCGGGGTCACTACACAAGACAGAATTGAGTTTTGTCAGTCCATAAAAAAAGAACAAATTGAGTTTTTTGAGTCCATAAAAAAGGGCAGCCAATCGGCTACCCTTGGAAACGTCGATATTGAATACCGAGCAAGTGAGAACTATGAGGATAGTATTCATCTTGTTATCGGTAAAGATAATAACCTTGAGTTAATACAAAAATGTGCAATACATCACTTGCGCTTATGGGTAATTGTTGGCTATAGTAAAAACGCACTAGCAAAATCTAGTGTCAGGATTTGCACCCTGAACCCGTACAAGGCGACACATGACGCGCCTAGCGTCTTTTTTTGTGTCTATGCCTACGCATACCTACGATTTACGGTATTATATCGCCCAAATTCAATGGTGATGCTGGCAGGGCAACCGAAAGGTTGGCTGGTATCCTTGTACGCCAGTAGTGCAAACCCTGTCAGTGTCACCACCCCTATAGAGATTTGCACCTCTGGTGGTGACTCCTTAGCACAGTACAAGGAGATCATCGTTATGATGGCAACCCCTACCCAAACTCAATTCAAATTCCTGTTTTTGAGCATTAAGCGCTCAGATACTACTGCTAAACCTTGTCGCATTGCTGTTACAGCATCGAACGAACACGATGCAAGACTCATGCTTGTACGTGATTACATTCTGTCATTCGCTGGTCGCTTACCTGCTCAGGAGGTGACAGCATGAGCGCAGATATCACTATCCATCAAGCAGCTGAAAAAGCACAACAGCTAGAA is part of the Providencia zhijiangensis genome and harbors:
- a CDS encoding helix-turn-helix transcriptional regulator, with amino-acid sequence MPTVTTLKENLIRLPEVMRRTGYGKAWIYRLIETGQFPKSVKIGTRSIAFVESEVDEWVANKIAESRTGEVA
- a CDS encoding Rha family transcriptional regulator, which translates into the protein MKPKNYSLIAGGFAHPEISDEPILIQHRTEPRIDSRLFAKRIGIKHKNLFELIKKHIKQLREFGSLPTFETESVKEVGARGIKHNRYYLLNENQFDFMCRIVRGRNHEQMTQFKMDVTKAFSKKRAAEPIRREYLPHYHESRDALRDLGAEKYHYINLARTENRLTGLLTGERASADEQQLGLLVCMQKIEQAAFQDAIDSGLSATQALREVSKRIEQFASLMSPTVRIGG
- a CDS encoding host cell division inhibitor Icd-like protein — protein: MMNIAANAYQVNDSLLAGNNVCSTYTNQPITVALNYGITDNQSDKLSSDHSVNILAQQSAKTLADVSAKIYANQSPKFTGNQSGKYFLGQSAKHFANLKRGEFTPFAKGDFSHLSKEANYPHWQGLIGVTTQDRIEFCQSIKKEQIEFFESIKKGSQSATLGNVDIEYRASENYEDSIHLVIGKDNNLELIQKCAIHHLRLWVIVGYSKNALAKSSVRICTLNPYKATHDAPSVFFCVYAYAYLRFTVLYRPNSMVMLAGQPKGWLVSLYASSANPVSVTTPIEICTSGGDSLAQYKEIIVMMATPTQTQFKFLFLSIKRSDTTAKPCRIAVTASNEHDARLMLVRDYILSFAGRLPAQEVTA